The proteins below come from a single bacterium genomic window:
- a CDS encoding amidohydrolase family protein translates to MWLTDARVVDVVTGEIRDGVSVEVSDGRIGAISRQPGAGERMSLGGRYLVPGLISVHTHLSVVYPFSDTDENENPGLTVLRSYERAQDALRAGVTTIRCVHELNRADLLLAEAARAGWVDVPRIVGAGRAISTPGGHGDGIGSAIADGPDAFREAALAELDAGCSHIKVFITGGIANLGETFDHPEMSRAEMRATVDAATERDTYVVAHAASSQAINWALDAGIRSFEHAYDLDEDTAGRMAAEGVFLTPTLCVTSSQEWMRWRGFEEFQIEKSLEVHPSHLASIRRAVAAGVTMVNGTDYPPGDPIDDTSVTVHEMGLMEGAGLSPQLALAGATSNAARLLGMEEEIGTVEEGKVADLVAVEENPLADVAAMRDISFVMQSGRVVRDDRPAA, encoded by the coding sequence ATGTGGTTGACCGATGCGCGGGTGGTGGATGTCGTCACCGGGGAGATCCGGGACGGGGTCAGCGTCGAGGTATCAGATGGGAGGATCGGCGCCATCAGCAGGCAGCCGGGCGCCGGCGAGCGGATGAGCCTCGGTGGGCGCTACCTCGTTCCGGGACTGATCTCCGTACACACCCACCTGTCCGTGGTGTACCCGTTCTCGGACACCGATGAGAACGAGAACCCGGGCCTCACCGTGCTCCGCTCCTACGAGCGGGCCCAGGATGCGCTCCGGGCGGGCGTCACCACCATCCGCTGCGTCCATGAGCTGAACCGGGCGGACCTGCTGCTGGCCGAAGCGGCCCGGGCCGGTTGGGTGGACGTCCCCCGGATCGTCGGGGCCGGCCGGGCCATCTCCACTCCCGGCGGCCATGGCGACGGGATCGGCAGCGCGATCGCGGACGGACCGGACGCCTTCCGGGAAGCGGCCCTTGCCGAGCTGGACGCCGGCTGCTCCCACATCAAGGTCTTCATCACCGGTGGCATCGCCAACCTGGGGGAGACCTTCGACCATCCCGAGATGAGCCGGGCGGAGATGCGGGCCACCGTGGACGCGGCTACCGAGCGCGACACCTACGTGGTCGCCCACGCCGCCTCGTCGCAGGCGATCAACTGGGCGCTCGACGCCGGCATCCGCTCCTTCGAGCACGCCTACGACCTCGATGAGGACACGGCCGGCCGGATGGCGGCGGAGGGCGTCTTCCTCACCCCCACCCTGTGCGTCACCAGCTCGCAGGAGTGGATGCGTTGGAGGGGGTTCGAGGAGTTCCAGATCGAGAAGTCTCTCGAGGTACACCCCTCCCACCTGGCCAGCATCCGCCGCGCCGTGGCCGCGGGGGTGACGATGGTCAACGGGACCGACTACCCGCCGGGCGACCCCATCGACGACACCTCCGTGACGGTGCACGAGATGGGGCTCATGGAGGGAGCCGGGCTGAGCCCGCAGTTGGCCCTCGCCGGCGCCACCTCCAATGCCGCCCGCCTCTTGGGAATGGAGGAGGAAATCGGTACTGTTGAGGAAGGTAAGGTCGCCGATCTGGTCGCCGTTGAAGAAAACCCGCTGGCCGACGTGGCAGCGATGCGAGATATCTCCTTCGTCATGCAGTCCGGGCGCGTAGTGCGGGACGACCGGCCGGCCGCCTGA
- a CDS encoding hydantoinase/oxoprolinase family protein, with translation MTERRYRLAVDIGGTFVDAIAYDEQSGKITVRKSPTTPAAPADGVITATRATGASLEEASVYTHGTTLGLNAILERRGSVTGIITNAGFRDIFEIARGDLPRGSMYDFRYRRPELLVKRRHTVGVPGRIDHRGKVVEELDHDAVIEAGRLLSERGVESVAVCFLHSYANSEHEKAAKSILTKAFPELSVSVSVDLVREYREYERTSTAVTDAYIRPILGRYLTDLEDRLRQGGFDGSFLIMRSAGGAMTSEIARVSPLLTVFSGPAGGIAGTISLGEATGRSSLISFDVGGTSLDACVIVDGAPTEVYEAEIESLPIRIPVFDIRTIGAGGGSIAWMDKGLLRVGPRSAGAVPGPICYGRGNTEPTVTDASLCLGYLAADEFLGGEMSLDEAAAVRGVTEKLAEPLGMSTERAAASVFDVLLARTVGAIREITVERGLDPREFSLVAFGGAGPMLAPLLAREMDLPEVVVPAAPAVFSAWGMLMSDLEYDLGQTVLTMLDDAALAQIEGVFAQLETEADQVLTAQSVPPGNRVLLRRLDLRYNGQEHTLSVELRDADDTDSVIDRFHRRHVERYGHSLTEEVQILTARVRAIGRLEKPSALLGGSHTADKAAAESRVGERRAFDFATRKSRPFPIYERSLLEAGVEINGPAIIREPTSVTIIHGDQRAVPDGSGNLVVR, from the coding sequence ATGACCGAACGCAGATACCGCCTGGCGGTGGACATCGGCGGGACCTTCGTCGACGCCATCGCCTACGACGAGCAGAGCGGGAAGATCACGGTACGGAAATCCCCCACCACTCCCGCCGCTCCGGCGGACGGCGTGATCACCGCCACCCGGGCCACCGGCGCCTCCCTGGAGGAGGCCTCGGTGTACACCCACGGCACCACGCTGGGGCTCAACGCCATCCTGGAGCGCCGGGGCTCGGTTACCGGCATCATCACCAACGCCGGGTTCCGGGACATCTTCGAGATCGCCCGCGGCGACCTGCCCCGCGGCTCCATGTACGACTTCCGCTACCGGCGGCCGGAGTTGCTGGTCAAGCGCCGCCACACGGTGGGGGTTCCGGGACGCATCGACCACCGCGGCAAGGTGGTGGAGGAACTCGACCACGATGCGGTGATCGAGGCCGGCCGCCTCCTGTCGGAGCGAGGAGTGGAATCGGTGGCGGTCTGCTTCCTCCACTCCTACGCAAACAGCGAGCACGAGAAGGCGGCCAAGAGCATCCTGACCAAGGCCTTCCCTGAGCTGTCCGTCTCCGTCTCGGTCGACCTGGTGAGGGAGTACCGCGAGTACGAGCGGACCTCCACCGCGGTCACCGACGCCTACATCCGTCCCATCCTCGGCAGGTACCTCACCGACCTGGAGGACCGGCTCCGCCAGGGAGGGTTCGACGGCTCCTTCCTGATCATGCGTTCGGCGGGGGGAGCCATGACCTCGGAGATAGCCCGCGTGTCGCCTCTCCTGACCGTCTTCTCCGGACCGGCGGGCGGCATCGCCGGAACCATAAGCCTGGGGGAGGCCACCGGCCGCTCGTCGCTGATCTCCTTCGACGTGGGGGGGACCAGCCTCGACGCGTGCGTCATCGTGGACGGCGCCCCCACCGAGGTCTACGAAGCCGAGATCGAGAGCCTGCCGATCCGCATCCCGGTGTTCGACATCCGCACCATCGGGGCAGGGGGCGGGTCCATCGCCTGGATGGACAAGGGGCTCCTGAGAGTCGGGCCCCGGAGCGCGGGCGCGGTACCCGGACCGATCTGCTACGGCCGCGGCAACACCGAGCCGACCGTGACCGATGCCTCCCTTTGCCTGGGATACCTGGCGGCCGACGAGTTCCTGGGAGGCGAGATGAGCCTGGACGAGGCGGCCGCGGTCCGGGGCGTGACCGAGAAGTTGGCGGAGCCGCTCGGCATGTCCACCGAGCGAGCCGCCGCCTCGGTCTTCGACGTGCTGCTGGCCCGCACCGTGGGCGCCATCCGGGAGATCACGGTGGAGAGGGGCCTCGACCCCAGGGAGTTCTCTCTGGTTGCCTTCGGGGGGGCGGGACCGATGCTCGCGCCCCTGCTGGCCAGGGAGATGGACCTGCCCGAAGTGGTGGTGCCGGCCGCTCCGGCCGTGTTCTCCGCCTGGGGAATGCTCATGTCGGACCTCGAGTACGATCTGGGCCAGACGGTGCTCACGATGCTCGACGACGCGGCCCTGGCCCAGATCGAAGGCGTCTTCGCGCAGCTGGAGACCGAGGCCGACCAGGTGCTCACCGCCCAATCGGTGCCTCCTGGCAACCGGGTGCTGCTGCGACGCCTGGACCTGCGCTACAACGGCCAGGAGCACACCCTGTCGGTCGAGCTGCGGGATGCCGACGACACCGACTCGGTGATAGACCGGTTCCATCGCCGCCACGTCGAGCGCTACGGGCACAGCCTGACGGAGGAGGTCCAGATCCTCACCGCCCGGGTCAGGGCGATCGGTCGCCTGGAGAAACCGTCCGCCCTCCTAGGGGGGAGCCACACGGCGGATAAGGCTGCAGCGGAGAGCCGCGTCGGCGAGCGACGGGCCTTCGACTTCGCCACTCGTAAGAGCCGCCCCTTCCCCATCTACGAGCGGAGCCTGCTGGAGGCGGGGGTGGAGATCAACGGCCCCGCCATCATCCGTGAGCCCACCTCGGTCACGATCATCCACGGCGACCAGAGGGCCGTTCCTGACGGCTCCGGGAATCTGGTAGTCCGATGA